The genomic DNA ACGGTCGGCCCCGGCGACGCCGTGACCTTGGCGCCCGAGGCCTATCACACCACCGAGATCGTCGGCGACACCCCCGCGCTGCACCTGCATTTCTATGGCTTGAGCCAGGAGCGGATGGTGGACCGGGTCAAGTTCGACGGCCCCGAAGGCGGCGTGCCCGTCCCGGTTCCCGTCCCGACCCAGATCCGCCATCCCGTCGTCTCGGTCCAGGCGCTGCGCACCTGGCTGCAAGGTGTCGAGCCCGTCGCCGTCCTGGACGTCCGCGACGAAGCCGCCTACGCCCGCGGCCATCTGATGCAGGCCTCGAATGCACCGCTGGGCCGCCTGCCCTGGCTGGCGCCCGTGCTGCTGCCCGCGCCGGGCACGCTGATCGTCGTGGCCGACGAAGACGAAGCGCAGGACCTGGCCCACGCCGCCGCGGCCCGGCTGGTCAGGCAGGGCTACACGAACGTTTCGGTGCTGCGCGGCGGCACGCGGGCCTGGCAGGCCGCCGGCCTTGCGCTCTACCAGGGTGTGCACGTGCCGGGCAAGGCGCTGGCCGAACTGTCGCGCCTGGCGCTGTCCATCCCGGAGGTGGACGTGCCCACGTTCCGCCGCTGGCAGGCCGAGGGCCGCCCTGTGCGCCTGCTGGATGTGCGTCCGCACGAGGAGTACCGGCGCTATTCGATCCCGGGCTCGGTCAACTGTCCCACCGGCACGCTGGCCTTGAGCGTGCCGGCACTGGCGCTCGCACCGGGCGAAATCCTGGTGGTGCATTGCGCGGGACGCGCGCGCAGCCTGATCGCCGCGCAGACGCTGCTGGCCACCGGACTTCCCCATTCCGTCCATGCCCTGCGCAACGGCACCATGGACTGGGAACGCAGCGGCGGCACGCTGGCGGTGGGCCAGGACGAGGCGCTCGCGTTGCCTGCCACGTCCAGCTATCCGCAGTGCGCGCGTGCGGATGTGGTGCGCCTGCGTGCGGGCGTGCCCTATGTCTCGGCCCAGACGGTGGCGGCGTGGCTGGCCGAACCCTGGCGGCCGGTGCACCGGCTGGACATCCGCGAGCCGGACGAGTTCGAGGCCGGCCACCTGCCGGGCTGGCGCAACGCGCCGGGCGGCCAGTTGCTGCACACCCTGGATGCGCAGGTCGCCGCGCGCAACGCGCGCATCGTGCTGGTTGACTGGGACGGCGTGCGCGCGCCCTATGTCGCAGCCTGGCTGGCCGCCTGGGCCCGGCACGATGTGGCCCTGTTGCGGCCGGATGCCCGCGCGCTGTTGCAGGCCGGCGCCGATTTCGCGCCGCTACGCCGCGTGAACGACCAGGCCGCGCCCTGGATCGGCCCGGCCGCGCTTGCCGCTGGCCTGGCGGCCGGCGGCGCGGCCGTCTTCGATGTCGGCCGCAGCATCCACTACCAGGACTGGCACATCGCCGGCGCCCGCCATGCCACGCTGGGCAGTCTGCGCGCGTGGTTGGCGCAAGGACACGGCGCGGGCCTGCGCATCGTGCTCAGCGCGGACGACAGCGCGCATGCCCAATCCCTTGCCGCGGAACTGCGCGACGCTGGCCATGCCGATGTCCTGGCCCTGCTGGGCGGGAATCGCCGCTGGCGGCGCGAAGGCCGTCCAGGGGAAAGCGAGGGCGCCAGCCTGCCGGGGACCGAGGATGCCTGGCGCGGCCCGCACACCCTGCGCGACGCGGCCGCGCGCGCGGCGGCGTTTGCCGAATACGTGGCGTGGGAAGCCGACCTGCCCAGGCAGCTGGCCGATGCCGGCGACGATGACTGGGACCCCGCGCGCGCGCCTGCGCCGCCCGGGGCGGGAACGGGAGACCGGCATGCCCTGGCCTGAGGCAGCCGACGTCCCCTCGCCCGTGGACGGCGAGGTCTTCCACCCCGGCGAGCGCCTGCTGCAGGCGCACTTTGGCGCGCGTGCGCGCGTGGCCGAGAACGGCGTGCGCGCCATCCAGCCCGCGCTGGCGCCGCCGCACCAGGCCTTTCTTCAAACCTTGCGCTACGTGCTGCTGGCCGCCAGCGACGCACAGGGCTGGCCCTGGGCATCGGCCCTGCTGGGCCAGGCCGGCTTCGTCGACGCGCGGGACGCCTCGACGCTGCATATCCGCGCACGGCCGTGCGAAGACGACCCGCTGCTGCCTGCCCTGGTCCCGGGCGCCGCGGTCGGCGTGCTGGGGATAGACCTGGCGGCGCGACGGCGGATCCGCGTGAACGGACGCCTGGCCCATGGCGGGCCGCCAGGCACGGTACTGGCGGTGGCCCAGGCCTACAACAACTGTCCTCAGTACATCTGGCCGCGCGCGGACGGCGTGGGCGCATCGCCACGGGGTGCCGCGAGCCCGAGCCTCGCGGGGCCTGCCGAGCCGCCCGCGGCCATCGCCACGAGCGTCGAGGACCCCGCCGTCCGCGCCCTCCTCGCGCGAGCGGACACCTTCTTCATCGCCAGCAGCTACCAGGCGCGTGACGACGATCCCGCCCGGGTGGCCTCGGGGATGGACGTCTCCCATCGAGGCGGGCGGCCGGGCTTCCTCAACCTGGCGCATGGCCGCCTGAGCTGGCCCGAATACACCGGCAACGCCTACTTCAATACGCTGGGAAACCTGCTGGTGGACGGACGCTGCGCCTTGCTGGTGCCCGATTTCGAAACCGGCGCGGTCCTGCAATTGCAAGGCCTGGCCACGCTGGACCTTTCGCCCCCGCCCGCCGCGCCGGCGCAGGCCGGCCTGGACGAGGGACTGCGGCGCAATGCCGTCGTGCACCTGGCCCCCCGGCAGGCCGTGCTGCGCCCCGGGGTGCTGCCGCCCGATTGGTTGCTGCTGGACCGTGCCAGTACCCGCGACACCACCCTGTAGCGCCTTGCGCGATCCTGTTCCCCGCTGATTTTCCTTCGCCCCGAGATACGCCATGATGCCTTTCCAAATGACGCAGCGCCTGGCGCGCACCCTGCACGGCCTGACCTTGGCCCTGGCCCTGCTGACGCTCCTGCCTTCCCATCCCTCCCAGGCCGCGGAGACGCCGCGGCGCGGCGGCGTGCTGACCGCCATCGTCCAGCCCGAGCCGCCCAACCTGACCGTGGCGTTGCAGCAGTCCTCGCCCACGCAGCTGGTCGCCAGCAAGATCTACGAAAGCCTGCTCACCTATTCCTTCGACCTGAAGCCCTTGCCCAGCCTGGCCCGCAGCTGGGAGGTCTCGCCCGACGGGCTGACCTATACCTTCCACCTGCAGCGCGGCGTGACGTGGCACGACGGGCGTCCCTTCAGCGCCGACGACGTCGTGTTCTCGTACCAGAAGGTCCTGGCGGGCAATGCCCGCACCCGCGGTCTGATGGCCAATGTCGCCACGCTGGAGGCGCCGGACGCCAATACCGTGGTCTTCCGGCTCAAGGCGCCCTACGCCGCCTTCCTGTATGCCTTCGACCTGGGCGGCGGGGCCATCTATCCGCGCCACCTGTACGACACGGACGTGCCGCTGGCCCAGAACCCCAACAATGCCACCCCCATCGGCACCGGGCCGTTCAAGTTCAAGCGCTGGGAACGCGGCGCCTACATCGAGCTCGTGCGCAACGAGCACTACTGGCAGGCCGGCAAGCCCTACCTGGATGGCATCACCTATCGCGTCATCCCGGATGCGGCCTCGCGCCGGCTCGCCCTCGAACAAGGCACCGTGCAACAGGCCGTGGGCCAGGACATCGAGCCCGCCGACCTGGCCCGGGTGGCGGCGCTGCCCCACATCGCCAGCACCCGCAAGGGCTATGAATACTGGTCGTCCATGCACTTCCTGGAGCTCAACGCCCAGCGCAAGCCCTTCGATGACAAGCGCTTCCGGCAGGCGCTGGCCCACGCCATCAACCGGGAATTCATCACCGAGAAGATCATGTTCGGCACCGGTGTCGTCCCGACCGGGCCGATCCACCGCAACACCCGCTATTACGACCCGGACGTGCGCCGCTATGCCTACGATCCCAAGCGCGCCATCGCCTTGCTCGACGAAATCGGCCTGAAGCCCGATGCCAACGGCGTGCGGATCACCATCGGGTTCATCCCGTCGCCTTTCGGGGAACTCCAGCGCCGCATCGCGGAGGTCATCCGGCAGAACCTGTCGCAGGTCGGCATCAAGGTCGAGATCGAGAACCTGGACCTCGGCGGCGTGATATCGCGCGTGTCGAACTGGGACTACGACGTGCACGCCAATGGCGTCTTCCAGTATGGCGACCCCGCGATCGGGGTTGCGCGCACCTATCTGGGCAGCAACATCCGCAAGGGCGTCATGTACAGCAACACGTCCCACTACAACAATCCCGAGGTGGATGCGTTGTTCGAGGAAGCCGCCCGCAGCAACGACGAGGCCCGCCGCCAGGCGCTGTATTCCCGCATCCAGAAGATCCTGGTCGAGGACGTGCCGGTGCTCTGGCTTGCCGAGACCAGCTACACCACCTTGCTGGACCGGCGCGTGCGCGACGCCATCGTGACCGGCCTGGGCGCCAACGGCACCTACGGCGACGCGTGGCTGGCCGAACCATGACCGGCATGGGCAAGGTCCTGCGGCATCGCATCGCCAAGAGCATGCTGGTGCTGGCGTGCATCGCCC from Orrella dioscoreae includes the following:
- a CDS encoding ABC transporter substrate-binding protein is translated as MMPFQMTQRLARTLHGLTLALALLTLLPSHPSQAAETPRRGGVLTAIVQPEPPNLTVALQQSSPTQLVASKIYESLLTYSFDLKPLPSLARSWEVSPDGLTYTFHLQRGVTWHDGRPFSADDVVFSYQKVLAGNARTRGLMANVATLEAPDANTVVFRLKAPYAAFLYAFDLGGGAIYPRHLYDTDVPLAQNPNNATPIGTGPFKFKRWERGAYIELVRNEHYWQAGKPYLDGITYRVIPDAASRRLALEQGTVQQAVGQDIEPADLARVAALPHIASTRKGYEYWSSMHFLELNAQRKPFDDKRFRQALAHAINREFITEKIMFGTGVVPTGPIHRNTRYYDPDVRRYAYDPKRAIALLDEIGLKPDANGVRITIGFIPSPFGELQRRIAEVIRQNLSQVGIKVEIENLDLGGVISRVSNWDYDVHANGVFQYGDPAIGVARTYLGSNIRKGVMYSNTSHYNNPEVDALFEEAARSNDEARRQALYSRIQKILVEDVPVLWLAETSYTTLLDRRVRDAIVTGLGANGTYGDAWLAEP
- a CDS encoding pyridoxamine 5'-phosphate oxidase family protein; this translates as MPWPEAADVPSPVDGEVFHPGERLLQAHFGARARVAENGVRAIQPALAPPHQAFLQTLRYVLLAASDAQGWPWASALLGQAGFVDARDASTLHIRARPCEDDPLLPALVPGAAVGVLGIDLAARRRIRVNGRLAHGGPPGTVLAVAQAYNNCPQYIWPRADGVGASPRGAASPSLAGPAEPPAAIATSVEDPAVRALLARADTFFIASSYQARDDDPARVASGMDVSHRGGRPGFLNLAHGRLSWPEYTGNAYFNTLGNLLVDGRCALLVPDFETGAVLQLQGLATLDLSPPPAAPAQAGLDEGLRRNAVVHLAPRQAVLRPGVLPPDWLLLDRASTRDTTL
- a CDS encoding rhodanese-like domain-containing protein, with product MSAISDTPLTSSALSLRRGDAVRDLIAATRHLPRAPDGRPADLAEVARLLTRLALRTELFPAADFPTDPTRTTTFYRLAEDPDGGHALYVSASLPGRKQLPHDHTTWAVIAGIRGLERNVVYQRHPAPEAGRYILSEQAAVTVGPGDAVTLAPEAYHTTEIVGDTPALHLHFYGLSQERMVDRVKFDGPEGGVPVPVPVPTQIRHPVVSVQALRTWLQGVEPVAVLDVRDEAAYARGHLMQASNAPLGRLPWLAPVLLPAPGTLIVVADEDEAQDLAHAAAARLVRQGYTNVSVLRGGTRAWQAAGLALYQGVHVPGKALAELSRLALSIPEVDVPTFRRWQAEGRPVRLLDVRPHEEYRRYSIPGSVNCPTGTLALSVPALALAPGEILVVHCAGRARSLIAAQTLLATGLPHSVHALRNGTMDWERSGGTLAVGQDEALALPATSSYPQCARADVVRLRAGVPYVSAQTVAAWLAEPWRPVHRLDIREPDEFEAGHLPGWRNAPGGQLLHTLDAQVAARNARIVLVDWDGVRAPYVAAWLAAWARHDVALLRPDARALLQAGADFAPLRRVNDQAAPWIGPAALAAGLAAGGAAVFDVGRSIHYQDWHIAGARHATLGSLRAWLAQGHGAGLRIVLSADDSAHAQSLAAELRDAGHADVLALLGGNRRWRREGRPGESEGASLPGTEDAWRGPHTLRDAAARAAAFAEYVAWEADLPRQLADAGDDDWDPARAPAPPGAGTGDRHALA